In Aliidongia dinghuensis, the DNA window GGTGAACGGCAGGCCGTGGCGCCGGCAGAAGCGCCGCGCCGCGATGCCGAGCGGCCCCTCGGTCACGATATGGATCGAGTCCGGCTTCGCCCGGGTCAGGATCCGCTCGACCTCGAAGCCGGGGACGAGCGCCAGGCGGATCTCGTGATAGGTCGGGCAGGGGATGGTGGTGAATTGCTCCGGCGTCACCATCAGCACGTCATGGCCGACGAGTTCGAGCTCGCGCTTGAGCGCGATCAGCGTGCTGACGACGCCGTTGGTCTGCGGCAGCCAGGCGTCGGTCACGATCGCGATGCGCATGGGCGTCTCCGGCAACAGCCCGGCCACGGGAAGAGGCGCGCCGGCGCTGATCATGCCGCCATCCATCGTCACTGTCCTCGTTGTCAAGCGGCTGCCGCCAAGCAACTGCGCTCAGGCCACCGCGGGCCTGAGCTCGCGCGTCAGCGGGTCGAACGCCCGCTGTTCCATCCAATGAACGATCTCGAGCCGGCCGTCGAAATGCTCGACGAGCGCGGTGCAGCTTTCGACCCAGTCGCCGTCGTTGCAGTAGAGCACGCCGTCGATCATGCGCATCTCGGCCTTATGGATATGGCCGCACACGATGCCGTCGACGCCGCGCCGGCGCGCTTCCTCGGCGACCGCCTTCTCGTAGTCGCCGATGAACTCGACCGCGTTCTTGACCTTGGCCTTGAGGTAGGCCGACAGCGACCAGTAGCCGTAGCCAAGGCGCCGGCGGATGAGGTTGAACACGACGTTCAGGCCCAGCACGGTCGAATAGGCCCAGTCGCCGAGATGGGCCAGCCACTTGGCGTATTTCACGACGCCGTCGAACGCGTCGCCGTGGATCACCAGGAGGCGCTTGCCGTCGGCGGTCTCATGGATCGCCTCGTCCTGCAGCTGGATGCCGCCGAACTGGAGCTGCGCGCCCGAGAAGTCGCGCAGGCATTCGTCGTGGTTGCCCGGGATATAGACGACCTTGGTGCCCTTGC includes these proteins:
- a CDS encoding UDP-2,3-diacylglucosamine diphosphatase yields the protein MTFLGPDREYRAIWISDVHLGTRGCQAEFLLDFLRYNDSEYLYLVGDIFDGWRLKKSWFWAQSHNDVIQKILRKVRKGTKVVYIPGNHDECLRDFSGAQLQFGGIQLQDEAIHETADGKRLLVIHGDAFDGVVKYAKWLAHLGDWAYSTVLGLNVVFNLIRRRLGYGYWSLSAYLKAKVKNAVEFIGDYEKAVAEEARRRGVDGIVCGHIHKAEMRMIDGVLYCNDGDWVESCTALVEHFDGRLEIVHWMEQRAFDPLTRELRPAVA